The genomic DNA GCTTTCTCTACGACGCCGCGCGAGGGCTTTTCTACCGCGAGAAGGACGAGTGGGCGAATGCTCTCCTCGACGGAATGGACTTGCCCGCCGCGTCCTACGACGGCGACCCGCGAATCGCCTTCCGCGAACGCGAGCTCGGACGAATCCGCCCGCTGGCGGACGCCGTGTCTGCCTTCTCCGACTGGTACGCGGCGGAAGACGCCCGCCGGAGCGGAGCCATCCGAATCGCGATGAAGAACGCCGCCGCGCGTTCGGAAGCGATTGGGAAGATCGCGACGGACTGGATGAAGGGAATTGAAGATCGCGCCCGGAAAGCAATCGAGGACGCGACCGCTGCGCTCGCATCGCCGTTTCGCCTGCCGCTGAACGTCCAAGCGGCGAGCGGTTCGGAGTACGGCAAGGTTCTGCGAGACGCCGCCGAGCGCATGCGGAACAAAGAAGGCGTCGAGGTCTATGAGAACCCGGACGCCGGCGTCTACGCCCGCTGCCTCTCGACAGACGACGGCGTCTTTCTGAACATCGCAACCGACGGACGGACGATCTCCGACCCGGTGAAAAACGTGCAGGTCGACGGGTTGGAACGCCCCATGCCGACGAACCTGGACGCGCTCGGTCTCGGCGGCGAGTGGACGGGTCTGCTGCCGATCTTCTATCCCGAAGACACGGGCTCCATCGTCGACGTCGAGGTCGCCGTTCCCGAGGCGTCGTTCATACTCCGCTTCGTCATCGAGACGGTGGAGGAAGGAGCGGTGTTATGAACGTCAAACAATCACCGGACTGGACAGCCGGAAACCTGCGGTTCTGCTTTCGGAGACTCGTTGACGAGTGGAACGCCGCGGAGCGAAAAGAACGCATTACGCGATGGAGGGGCGAACTGCTCGCCTTTGTCGAAGCCCACGGAGCGGCGTTGCCGGAGAACCTGAGCGACGCGCTTCCGCCGGGCGCAACGCTTCCGACGCCGCTTGAGGGCGTCACGAACACCGCGCACGCGGCGACGCGAGCCGAAACCGGCGCTGCGTGGGCGATGTTCGCCGTCAATCTGGGACGCGACGAGAACAACGGAACATCACGGCGGATCCAAATCACGGTACGAGGCGAGTCGCCCGCGATGCCGCACGGGTGGGACCAATACGAGCCCGTCTTCAAGCGTTCCGTCGAGGCGGTCGTGCGGTTGCTCGGCAGCCATCGCGACGCGACCGCGTGGCACGACGCGACCGCGTGGCACGACGCGGACAGCGGCAAGTTCTACGCCGGATTCGTCCCCGACGCGGACCCCGCCTCACGATACCGCCTGCGCGTCGAGGACATCGCGGGATGGAAACAGCCGGAGGACTTCGACTTCAGCGGCGGGTCGCTCGGACTCCCGCTTGCGTTGGCGGCGTTCTCGGCAATCACGAAGGTTCCCGTGCCGCTGGAGGTCGCCAGCACCGGAGTTGTCAACGACGACGGTTCCGTCGCCGCCGTCGAGGGCGTGGACGACAAGATAGCGACGATCCGGGTCGAACACCCGGAAGCGACGCGGTTCCTGATTCCCGACGGCTGCCGCCACGCGCGGGAGTTCCCGGGCGTCACGGTCGAGAGCGTCGGTTCGCTCGAAGACCTGTTGACGAAGGCGTACGCCCGCGAATGGAAGGACGTGGTTCGGCGAAGCCTGCCGTCGTGGGAGAAGGACGTCTGTCGGATGAAATGGACTCAAACGGTATCGGAAAACGGAGTCGCGTTCGCGCGATTACAGCACAAGTTCAGTGTCGGCGACGTAGACAAACGCCTCCTAAAACCGCTGACGCGGCTCGTTGGAGATATGATATCGAGAGGTATCATCGGCGACCAACCCGTCGTCCTCGACGGTCGGATCGCCGCGTGGTATGCGGCTTTCTGGTCGAACGCCTTGACGAACAAGATTCGACTCATGGCAACGCGTCGCGGGCAGGGAAACGCGGGCATCGTCGCGTGGTCCCGAAACTCGGATGACGTCGGAAACACGATTCGCTTTGCCGACCTGCGCGATTTGTTAGGGAACTGACGATGTGGCTCCTGAACGCCTTCTCGATCCAGATGCTGCCTGATTGTCGCGGAACCATCCGGTTCATACCCATTTCCGAGGAAGACGCGCGCTCGCATCTTGCCGACGGATTCGAGAGCGCCATCGGTCACGAACTCACCGCTCGACTCCTGTCGAAACGATTGAACCTCGGTATCGAAGCCCGTCGCGTCGAGATCGCTCTCACTCCAGGCGAAACGGCGATCATCGCGCAACTGCGCCTACCGCGAGGCGCGGAAGGCATTCTGCCATCGGAAGAAGAACTTGCGCGAACACCCGTTTCTTACGTGCGCGTCGAAGTGCTCGACAGTTGACCATCCGGAACGCGCCTGCGATAGAGGTATGATTGATGGCGAACGTCTACGTCCTCGTCATCAACGAGCGTACCGGTGACGATTGCCCAGGCGTCGAAGTGACCATCGTGTTTTCAGGATGGTTGCGCGGATGGCTTAAAGCGCGAACCGACGCGGACGGCATCGCGGAATTACGCGATGTCACGCCCGGCGATGCCGTGATCTACGTCAGAGGCAAGTCGGTTTACGACGGTTACGTTTCGGGACGCGTTCGCGTGTTCGTTTGACGGCGCGTTCCGGATGAACGCGCGACACACGACGCCCGACGGAAGACCGAGAAACCGTCGGGCGTTTTCGTGTTCGGTGCCGATCTCCGACGAACAGGTACGATCGCAACTAGTGGTAGGACTTGACGCGATGGCACCACGCGCTGCGTAGGATGACTCCCGCCGCCGACCAGGGAATCGGCGTCTCGAATCCGAGGTCGCCGCGCAAGCGAGAGGAGTTGATTGAGTCCGCATCGCATGAAGTCGTCATTTCGTTCTTGAGGCATCCCTAAATTCCTTGATTCGTTTCTCTAGGCCGTCCATCAAGTCGGCCGGGGCGTACGGCTTTCGTTTATACCCGCCATGCTCAATATCGTTGCGCAAGGAGGCGATTTTCGCCTCAACACCGGACTGATTCTGACTCCACTCTTTGTCCACCTGCCGGCGAAGATCGTCGTCGAATGGACTTCGACCAGGACACGCCGCAGTATCCGGCGCACTTCGTGTGACCCAACCCTCGCGGAGCGTGA from Candidatus Poribacteria bacterium includes the following:
- a CDS encoding DUF1874 domain-containing protein, with the translated sequence MWLLNAFSIQMLPDCRGTIRFIPISEEDARSHLADGFESAIGHELTARLLSKRLNLGIEARRVEIALTPGETAIIAQLRLPRGAEGILPSEEELARTPVSYVRVEVLDS